The region TTCCGCTCGTATGTTAGGTTCGATAGAGGAGTTTGTCAATCTCCCTTGTAGGCCTTTTCTCCGGGCCACGCTCCTCCGCCCCCTCGACGGGGCTTCCGACCAGGCCAACCTCTTGAGCCCGCGGCCCCCCCGTGGCATGCTTTGCGCCCCTTTCCAGGAGGACTCGTGGACGCGACTCCTGCCCTTCTCGGCTCGGTGCGCGTGGGTCTGCGCCGCGGCCTGTCCTCGGTGCTGATCCTCGCCCGGGTCATGGTACCGGTCTACCTTGCTGTCGATCTGCTGCGGCACACACCGGTTCTCGACGCCGTGGCCGGCGCCCTGCATCCGCTCATGGCGCTCTTCGGGCTCCCGGGCGAGGCGGCGATGGTCCTGGTGGCCGGCGCTCTCATCAACCTGTACGCGGCCATCGGAGCCCTGGCCCCCCTGGGACTCGGGGGGCGGGAGGTGACGATCCTGGGGCTCATGCTGGGGCTTGCCCACGGCCTCATCCTGGAGACGGCCATCATGAGGCAGGTGAGCCAACGCTGGCTCCTGCTCGCGATGCTCCGGATGCTCCTCGCGATCGTGGCGGGCCTTGTCGTGCACCGGATACTGCCGTGACGGCGATGCTCCTCGACTCCCTGGGACGCGTGCTCCTCACCGTGGGGAAGATCGCCCTCATCATTGTGCCCCTCACCGTGGGGTACCAGCTCCTGCGCGACAACCGCTGGCTCTCCCGGCGCGCCTCCCCCTACGGAACCGCCTTTCGGCGGCTCGGACTCGGGCAGGGTGCCCTGGTCCCCCTGCTGGCCGGCCTGGTGCTCGGCATCGTGTACGGCGCCGGTGTGCTCATCCAAGAGTCCCGCTCGGGGCAGATGAGCTCCCGCGAGGTCTTCCTCCTCTCCCTTTTCCTGTGCACCTGCCACGCGGTCGTCGAAGACACCCTGCTCTTCGTCGTGGTCGGGGGCGATGCCCTGTGGATCCTGGGTCCCCGCATCCTCCTGGCGGTGGCAGCCACGGCGGTGCTGGCGCGGGTCCTCCCGGCAGAACGCGGGTGACGGTCGATTTCGCCCCTGCCGGCGTCCCGTGACGCGTGGCGCAGAGCCCAGGTGCTCGCCCAACACGGCAGGAGGCGGTCACACCGGCGACCCCGCCGGTCATGCGCCGGCGTTCGGCGTCGAAAGAAGAACCCACCCATTTTGCAGCGAATGTCCCCGGCCATTCCATGGGTACATGCAAGTTCTAGTTGACAATCCCAGTGCGTATTTCTATTCTCGACCGCGCTGTTCGAGAAAACGCCACCGCGGGCGGATTCCTCTCCCCCCCGCCCCTCGAAGGAGGCATTCCATGCCCACGCACGCCGAAACCCGCCGACCTGGCCTGGCCACCCTCGCCCTCCACGCAGGACAGGCACCCGATCCCACCACGGGCTCCCGAGCGGTGCCGATCTACCAGACCACGTCCTACGTTTTCAGGAGCTCGGACCACGCGGCCAACCTCTTCGCCTTGCGGGAGTTCGGCAATATCTACACCCGCATCATGAACCCCACCACCGACGTCTTCGAGCAGCGGGTCGCCCAACTGGAGGGCGGCACCGGGGCGCTTGCCGTCGCGAGCGGGCAGGCTGCCGAGACCCTGGCGCTCCTCAACATCACCCAGGTCGGTGACGAGGTCGTGGCCGCCAATAACCTGTACGGCGGCAGCTACCAGCTCTTTCACTACACCTTCCCCAAGCTCGGCCGGAAGGTGGTGTTCGTCGACTCGGGCAACCCCGACGCGTTCCGCCGGGCCATCACCCCCCGCACCCGGGCGCTCTACGCCGAGACCATTGGGAATCCCAAGCTCGACGTCCCCGACTTCGAAGCCCTGGCTGCCGTCGCCCACGAGGCCGGACTGCCCCTGGTGGTGGACAACACGGTGGGGGTGGGGTTGGTGCGGCCCATCGAGCACGGGGCCGACGTGGTGGTGGCCTCGGCCACCAAGTTCATCGGCGGCCACGGCACCTCCATCGGCGGCGTGATCGTCGACTCCGGCCGCTTCGACTGGGGCAGCGGAAAGTTCCCCGAGTTCACCGAGCCCGACCCGAGCTACCACGGGCTGAAGTTCTGGGACGTATTCGGCAGCTTCCCGGGGCTCGGGAACGTGGCCTTCATCATCAAGGCGCGGGTGCAGTGGCTGCG is a window of Thermodesulfobacteriota bacterium DNA encoding:
- a CDS encoding O-acetylhomoserine aminocarboxypropyltransferase/cysteine synthase family protein, with the translated sequence MPTHAETRRPGLATLALHAGQAPDPTTGSRAVPIYQTTSYVFRSSDHAANLFALREFGNIYTRIMNPTTDVFEQRVAQLEGGTGALAVASGQAAETLALLNITQVGDEVVAANNLYGGSYQLFHYTFPKLGRKVVFVDSGNPDAFRRAITPRTRALYAETIGNPKLDVPDFEALAAVAHEAGLPLVVDNTVGVGLVRPIEHGADVVVASATKFIGGHGTSIGGVIVDSGRFDWGSGKFPEFTEPDPSYHGLKFWDVFGSFPGLGNVAFIIKARVQWLRDVGPALSPFNAFQFLQGLETLPLRQKKHSENALVVARFLAAHPKVAWVNYPGLEGHPSHALASRYLEGGFGALVGFGIQGGLAAGKKFIDSLKLFSHLANIGDAKSLVIHPASTTHQQLTREEQEATGVTEDYIRLSVGLEDEADLLADLDQALTAAAG
- a CDS encoding nucleoside recognition protein, with product MTAMLLDSLGRVLLTVGKIALIIVPLTVGYQLLRDNRWLSRRASPYGTAFRRLGLGQGALVPLLAGLVLGIVYGAGVLIQESRSGQMSSREVFLLSLFLCTCHAVVEDTLLFVVVGGDALWILGPRILLAVAATAVLARVLPAERG
- a CDS encoding nucleoside recognition domain-containing protein gives rise to the protein MDATPALLGSVRVGLRRGLSSVLILARVMVPVYLAVDLLRHTPVLDAVAGALHPLMALFGLPGEAAMVLVAGALINLYAAIGALAPLGLGGREVTILGLMLGLAHGLILETAIMRQVSQRWLLLAMLRMLLAIVAGLVVHRILP